In Paenibacillus sp. FSL M7-0420, a single genomic region encodes these proteins:
- a CDS encoding nuclear transport factor 2 family protein: MIEREQRIRQYFDSWINKDSSMLSTIFDPNIVYTESYGPQYRGLGTLLLWFEDWNTRGTVLNWTIKQFIHQGHMTVVEWYFKYEYDAVNDAFDGVSLIELNPGNQIVSLKEFQSKIPHYYPYT, encoded by the coding sequence ATGATTGAACGTGAGCAGCGGATCAGACAATATTTTGATTCCTGGATCAACAAGGACAGCTCTATGTTAAGCACCATCTTCGATCCGAACATCGTGTATACCGAAAGCTACGGTCCTCAGTATCGGGGATTAGGCACCCTGTTATTATGGTTCGAGGACTGGAATACACGCGGAACCGTATTGAACTGGACGATCAAGCAATTCATCCATCAAGGCCATATGACTGTGGTTGAATGGTACTTTAAGTATGAGTATGATGCAGTGAACGATGCGTTTGACGGAGTCTCCTTAATCGAATTGAATCCCGGGAACCAGATCGTGAGTCTAAAAGAATTTCAATCGAAAATACCGCATTATTATCCGTATACCTGA